One region of Chloroflexota bacterium genomic DNA includes:
- a CDS encoding ThuA domain-containing protein, with the protein MSQPVRVTVWNEFRHEKADEHIRQVYPRGIHRAIADYLEEQPGFSVQTATLDEPEHGLTEDVLAGTDVLIWWGHQAHAAVEDEIVDRVHARVLDGMGLICLHSSHFSKIFKKLMGTTCNLKWREIGENERLWVVDPSHPIAVGVGQYIDIPHEEMYGEFFDIPEPDKLVFISWFPGGEVFRSGCCYHRGRGKVFYFRPGHETFPTFYQDEVRHVIGNAVRWAATTDGPAPVFGNVQPLEEVTVAE; encoded by the coding sequence ATGTCGCAGCCGGTCAGAGTCACGGTATGGAACGAATTTCGCCATGAGAAGGCAGACGAACATATCAGGCAGGTGTATCCGCGAGGCATCCACCGCGCCATTGCCGACTACTTAGAGGAACAACCGGGCTTCTCCGTACAGACTGCCACCCTGGATGAGCCGGAACACGGGCTCACGGAAGATGTGCTTGCAGGCACCGACGTACTCATCTGGTGGGGACATCAGGCACATGCCGCCGTAGAGGACGAAATCGTCGACCGCGTGCACGCGCGCGTGCTGGACGGCATGGGGCTCATCTGCTTGCATTCCAGCCACTTCTCCAAGATCTTCAAGAAACTCATGGGCACCACGTGCAATCTGAAGTGGCGGGAGATCGGCGAGAATGAACGCCTTTGGGTGGTTGATCCCAGCCACCCCATTGCGGTGGGCGTAGGGCAGTACATCGACATTCCCCACGAAGAGATGTACGGCGAGTTCTTCGACATCCCGGAGCCGGACAAGCTCGTCTTCATTAGCTGGTTTCCGGGCGGCGAGGTCTTCCGCAGCGGCTGTTGCTACCATCGCGGACGCGGCAAGGTCTTCTACTTCCGCCCCGGACACGAAACCTTCCCCACGTTCTACCAAGATGAGGTGCGCCACGTGATTGGCAATGCCGTACGCTGGGCAGCGACCACGGACGGTCCCGCACCGGTATTCGGCAACGTGCAGCCGCTGGAAGAGGTGACCGTAGCGGAGTGA